In Phlebotomus papatasi isolate M1 chromosome 1, Ppap_2.1, whole genome shotgun sequence, the following proteins share a genomic window:
- the LOC129800104 gene encoding centrosome-associated zinc finger protein CP190, producing the protein MAEVKSVKVDNWGVFFLQKLQNFFNKTDYCDLTLQFRDNSQLKVHRLVLSACTDYFNLLETTCEMHGDILIMPRDLQADVVVPIVNFMYTGTLEFEVCMYERLLKTARDMNMTVLLKLLEAHRRSIPIRSAPVILNKSAQQQRVVTRGPVVRQPERTYASAGRITQIGGVTIKKEPGLYVRKPVDPVPEPVALVSKYPHVGSKTGPSRFEPPDENVSESFDSSFNPISYESKPLITAEQVSREEDDTEDNKASVFEKLRKSGYTNPNKRPAVSGSSPPHKKLNLQDVKEYTEQAKMRKQIEAEEAEDDPREYDELDDTYSNSSDDQQGGKPSKGGRKDQRPTVVVQESGKVNHAKIISEVLKKYPHLVKNNKNIKLKIMQKSPQGTTRTVETEQVEVKPKPSYRTTPPAKLPVDPKSLARGGRIDSKTMRMLIAKGAENMEGPWLCLRCGVDGRPIGIPTYKGFRRHLVNVHNEKIDPRICEHCGWKCRSSRKGELYYHQLVKHKLKPPSDVAFPKCKECPFIAPDDMTMSKHNVDVHGKKKIQHQTCIYCNKSFNSETALYKHMHSQHKQRARQDGILDESEPEEEQHHEESYEDETDKYVPNVEDSQLTESPDQKIKILSNISLPSKSIPFVLDPAAQHVNQIQGKTTKLEPSSEAEALSNVASGIATSLGLVEGSVVQFQGDSDLISSQYIEAAMADVHGEYGDKKADQEIMTKLVTEDGSELELTAAQKEELMSQLQGENDNVVMVLNQDNFVEGNTQIIDSADQKIVVVYSQADDGLKETYLHASDIKDTVLTASTPMEWQESNTQDTEDNSQENITTSQEEEDKKPEVSVEESADTKKASEEEMKIDESTKKSKSDEDKLKLISELEGDWSEDEEMGLEAGKDDSSKNDDIRVILRTSTNPTLDDDDDVGMKGQSAVEEVEQNLSALLEDWNNDSQNSTKESVESEKKKEEEEEEKEEVKTEEPSEEVEKVERQKSAEVKEEDKDDSKSEESKKSSEIKTLINDWGDDDEDL; encoded by the exons ATGGCAGAGGTGAAGTCAGTGAAAGTGGATAATTGGGGAGTGTTCTTCCTGCAGAAGCTTcagaattttttcaataaaacggACTACTGCGATCTCACATTGCAGTTTCGGGACAATTCCCAGCTGAAAGTGCATCGATTGGTGCTAAGCGCCTGCACGGACTACTTTAATTTGCTGGAGACAACATGCGAGATGCACGGAGATATTCTCATCATGCCCCGTGACCTACAAGCTGATGTTGTGGTGCCAATTGTGAATTTTATGTACACGGGCACCCTGGAATTCGAGGTATGTATGTATGAGCGTTTGCTAAAAACTGCCCGTGATATGAATATGACGGTGCTGCTGAAACTCCTGGAAGCCCACCGTCGATCCATTCCCATTCGCTCAGCCCCCGTGATTCTCAATAAATCCGCCCAGCAGCAACGGGTGGTGACCCGGGGCCCGGTTGTGCGTCAGCCTGAGCGCACGTACGCCTCAGCTGGCCGGATCACCCAAATCGGTGGGGTGACAATTAAGAAAGAACCCGGATTGTATGTCCGGAAACCCGTTGACCCAGTTCCCGAACCCGTTGCTCTCGTCTCGAAATATCCCCATGTCGGCTCCAAAACTGGCCCAAGTCGCTTTGAGCCACCGGATGAGAATGTCTCTGAGTCCTTTGATTCCTCCTTCAATCCCATCTCGTACGAGAGTAAGCCCCTGATCACGGCTGAGCAAGTGAGCCGGGAAGAAGATGACACGGAGGACAATAAAGCTTCGGTGTTTGAAAAGTTACGCAAATCCGGCTATACCAATCCCAATAAACGCCCAGCCGTCTCGGGATCTTCCCCACCGCACAAGAAGCTCAATCTGCAGGATGTCAAGGAGTACACGGAGCAGGCAAAGATGCGCAAACAAATTGAAGCTGAGGAGGCAGAAGATGATCCACGGGAATATGATGAACTCGATGACACTTACTCGAATTCCAGCGATGATCAGCAGGGCGGAAAGCCCTCCAAGGGTGGCAGGAAGGATCAGAGACCAACTGTCGTGGTTCAGGAGAGCGGCAAAGTCAATCATGCCAAGATTATCAGTGAAGTGCTGAAGAAGTATCCGCATTTGGTgaagaataacaaaaacatcAAGCTGAAGATTATGCAAAAGTCTCCACAGGGCACCACCAGGACCGTGGAAACTGAACAGGTTGAGGTGAAACCCAAGCCTAGCTACCGCACAACTCCGCCGGCAAAGTTGCCAGTAGATCCAAAGAGCCTGGCCCGTGGTGGAAGGATTGACAGCAAGACGATGCGTATGCTTATTGCCAAAGGAGCAGAAAATATGGAAGGGCCATGGCTCTGTCTTCGCTGTGGCGTCGACGGACGTCCAATTGGCATTCCCACGTACAAGGGATTCCGTCGGCATCTGGTGAATGTGCACAATGAGAAGATTGATCCGAGAATCTGCGAGCACTGTGGCTGGAAGTGCAGAAGTAGCCGCAAGGGTGAGCTGTACTATCATCAATTGGTGAAGCATAAGCTCAAGCCGCCAAGCGATGTGGCCTTCCCGAAGTGCAAGGAGTGCCCATTCATAGCACCCGATGATATGACCATGTCCAAGCACAATGTTGACGTGCACGGGAAGAAGAAGATTCAGCATCAGACATGCATTTACTGCAACAAGAGCTTCAACTCCGAAACAGCTCTCTACAAGCATATGCACAGTCAGCATAAGCAGCGTGCTCGTCAGGATGGCATTCTCGATGAATCTGAGCCCGAAGAGGAGCAACACCACGAAGAATCGTATGAAGATGAAACGGACAAATATGTCCCCAATGTGGAGGATAGTCAACTGACAGAGTCTCCAGATCAGAAGATCAAGATACTCTCAAATATCTCCTTGCCATCCAAGAGTATTCCCTTCGTTCTCGATCCAGCAGCTCAGCATGTCAATCAGATTCAGGGCAAGACCACCAAACTCGAGCCAAGCAGTGAAGCAGAAGCCCTCAGCAATGTGGCCAGTGGAATTGCCACGAGTCTGGGTCTCGTGGAGGGCAGTGTGGTTCAGTTCCAGGGAGATTCAGATCTAATATCCAGTCAGTACATTGAGGCTGCCATGGCGGATGTGCATGGGGAGTATGGGGACAAGAAGGCAGATCAGGAGATCATGACGAAGTTGGTGACGGAAGATGGGTCAGAATTGGAACTGACAGCAGCTCAAAAGGAAGAACTAATGTCACAGCTTCAGGGAGAGAATGACAATGTGGTGATGGTTTTGAATCAGGACAACTTTGTGGAGGGCAACACGCAGATCATTGACAGTGCTGACCAGAAGATTGTTGTGGTGTACAGTCAGGCGGATGATGGACTCAAGGAGACTTATCTGCATGCATCGGACATCAAGGATACCGTCTTGACTGCCAGTACACCAATGGAGTGGCAGGAATCCAACACACAAGATACTGAAGACAACTCTcag GAGAATATTACTACATCACAGGAGGAAGAGGATAAGAAGCCTGAAGTTTCAGTTGAAGAATCAGCTGATACTAAGAAGGCGAGTGAGGAAGAGATGAAAATTGATGAGAGCACGAAAAAGTCCAAGAGTGATGAGGACAAACTGAAATTGATTTCTGAACTTGAGGGTGACTGGAGTGAAGATGAGGAGATGGGATTGGAAGCAGGAAAGGATGATTCTAGTAAAAATGACGATATTCGTGTTATTTTGCGTACATCAACCAATCCAACTctggatgatgatgatgatgttgGGATGAAGGGTCAGAGTGCTGTTGAGGAAGTGGAGCAGAATCTTTCGGCTCTGCTTGAGGATTGGAACAATGATTCTCAGAATAGCACGAAAGAGAGTGTTGAGAGTGAGAAGAAGAAGGAGGAGGAAGAGGAGGAGAAGGAGGAGGTTAAAACTGAAGAACCGAGTGAGGAAGTTGAAAAGGTGGAGAGACAAAAGTCCGCAGAGGTGAAAGAAGAAGATAAGGATGACTCTAAGAGTGAAGAGAGCAAGAAGAGCAGCGAAATCAAGACATTAATCAATGATTGGGGAGATGATGATGAAGATCTATAA
- the LOC129800107 gene encoding alkylated DNA repair protein alkB homolog 8, with protein sequence MSIQQCKKILRKTKRCQSIIEQDTGIKCTDTADLNLAICNAGLSTGLRPEGVLETIGNVGNVSEIIMLPGKSFCFLSCPTIDDSQRIFDRLHGKAKLGQNQGVIYLSFCKDLPKFENPWDSSISPLGLIVIRDFISEEEEEILQNCVNWSEGENSGKELKHRQVKHFGYEFRYGTNDVDSDKPLMEKIPEECQILWQRMQEKHPDIDWPIPDQLTVNKYSPGQGIPPHCDTHSAFSGPIVSLSLGSDVVMDFRSASGENSSVFLPRRSLLLMTGESRYNWTHGITPRCMDIVPSGSDNASLTVLKRSTRISFTFRKLRQGECDCNYARFCDTKKRQREEKSLELAEMAAKVEEENVHKIYNEIAQHFSETRHSPWPKVAEFIANLPLGSSLVDIGCGNGKYLVSREDIVKIGCDRSEGLLKVCQERQLNSFLCDCLELPIRDSSVSACISIAVIHHLASEERRIQAVKEMGRILERSGRGLIYVWAKNQEADKKKSSYLRQNRKLNKKPIEEVSETENQKNDEELPLPIHTNRTQFLHRDILVPWKLKDGSDNPKTFLRFYHVFEEGELEELCSKVNGIRVIQSYYDQGNWCAIFEKI encoded by the exons ATGTCTATCCAGCAGTGCAAAAAGATTCTAAGGAAGACCAAGAGATGCCAGAGCATTATAGAACAAGACACCGGGATTAAATGCACTGACACGGCGGATTTG AATCTTGCAATCTGCAATGCTGGACTCTCGACGGGATTACGCCCAGAGGGTGTCCTCGAAACCATTGGGAATGTGGGGAATGTTTCTGAGATAATCATGCTACCTGGAAAGTCATTTTGTTTTCTCTCATGCCCCACAATTGACGATTCCCAAAGGATTTTCGACAGATTGCATGGAAAGGCAAAACTTGGTCAGAATCAGGGAGTCATTTACTTATCTTTCTGCAAAGATCTCCCAAAATTTGAGAATCCATGGGATAGTAGTATATCTCCACTTGGATTAATAGTCATTAGGGATTTTATATCAGAGGAGGAAGAAGAAATACTCCAGAATTGCGTCAATTGGTCAGAGGGAGAGAATTCCGGGAAAGAGCTCAAGCACCGCCAGGTGAAGCATTTTGGGTATGAATTTCGGTATGGAACTAATGATGTAGATAGTGATAAACCTTTGATGGAAAAGATCCCTGAGGAATGCCAAATTCTCTGGCAGAGGATGCAAGAAAAGCATCCTGATATTGACTGGCCAATTCCTGACCAGCTTACTGTGAATAAATACAGTCCTGGTCAGGGTATTCCGCCTCACTGTGATACCCACAGTGCTTTCTCTGGTCCTATAGTCTCTCTGTCTCTGGGCAGTGACGTTGTGATGGACTTCAGGAGTGCTTCCGGGGAGAATTCTTCTGTTTTTCTTCCCAGAAGGTCTCTGCTTTTGATGACAGGGGAGAGTAGGTATAACTGGACTCATGGTATCACACCCAGGTGTATGGATATCGTGCCCAGTGGCTCAGATAATGCATCCCTGACTGTTCTTAAGAGATCTACTAGAATTTCATTCACTTTCCGGAAGCTTCGGCAGGGGGAATGTGATTGCAATTATGCCAGGTTTTGTGACACTAAAAAGAGGCAACGGGAGGAAAAATCCCTAGAACTGGCGGAAATGGCTGCTAAGGTTGAGGAGGAAAATGTCCATAAGATTTACAATGAAATAGCTCAACATTTTAGCGAAACCAGGCATTCTCCATGGCCAAAAGTGGCAGAATTCATAGCTAATCTCCCATTGGGATCGTCTCTGGTGGATATTGGCTGTGGGAATGGGAAATATCTCGTATCCAGGGAAGATATTGTAAAGATTGGATGTGATAGGAGTGAAGGTCTACTGAAAGTTTGTCAGGAGAGGCAATTGAATTCTTTCCTCTGCGACTGCTTGGAACTTCCCATCCGGGATAGTTCCGTCAGTGCTTGCATCAGCATAGCTGTAATCCATCATCTGGCTTCAGAAGAGCGTCGGATTCAGGCAGTAAAGGAAATGGGAAGAATTCTAGAGAGATCCGGAAGAGGATTGATTTATGTCTGGGCTAAGAATCAAGAGGCAGACAAGAAGAAATCCAGCTATCTGCGGCAGAACAGGAAGCTCAATAAGAAGCCCATTGAAGAAGTCTCTGAGACTGAAAATCAGAAGAATGACGAGGAACTTCCTCTCCCTATTCATACCAATCGAACACAATTCCTCCACAGAGACATTCTGGTACCTTGGAAGCTCAAAGATGGCTCGGATAATCCCAAGACCTTCCTGCGTTTCTACCATGTTTTTGAGGAGGGCGAACTTGAGGAACTCTGCAGCAAAGTTAATGGCATAAGAGTCATTCAATCTTACTACGATCAGGGAAATTGGTGCGCAATCTTCGAGAAAATCTAa
- the LOC129800108 gene encoding cytochrome c oxidase assembly protein COX16 homolog, mitochondrial, producing MKKLWYQQKYFKYGLPFLILVTGGSFALKEFTTLRYEYSKNKQVSPAELEKLGVKMKKPGEVTLESEYEKIKALDIDSWDNKRGPRPWEENFPEKKS from the exons atgaaaaaactcTGGTATCAACAGAAATACTTCAAGTACGGATTACCCTTCCTGATCCTGGTGACCGGAGGATCTTTTGCCCTTAAGGAATTCACGACATTAAG GTACGAATACTCCAAGAACAAGCAAGTGAGCCCGGCAGAGCTGGAAAAACTGGGAGTAAAGATGAAGAAGCCTGGAGAGGTAACACTCGAGAGTGAATATGAGAAAATCAAAGCCCTCGACATAGACAGTTGGGACAACAAAAGAGGCCCCAGGCCGTGGGAAGAGAACTTCCCGGAGAAAAAGTCCTAA